The DNA window CTCGTCCAGCTTGAAGCGGCGGAAGTTGTTGGAGAAGTACAGCACCCCGCCCTGCGCCAGCCGCGCGATGCAGGCGCGCAGCAGGCGCACGTGATCGCGCTGTACGTCGAAGTCCTCGGCGCGCGCGGAGTTGGAGAAGGTCGGCGGGTCGCAGAAGATCAGCTCGTACTGGCCGCGGTCGGCTTCCAGCCAGGCCAGCACGTCGGCCTGCACCAGCTGATGCTTGGCGCCGCCGATGCCGTTCTCCTGCAGGTTCTCCGCGCACCACTGCAGATAGGTGCCGGACAGGTCCACGCTGGTGGTGCTGGCCGCGCCAGCCACGGCCGCTTCCACGCTGGCCACGCCGGTGTAGCTGAAGAGGTTGAGGAAGCGCCGCCCGCGTGCCTGGGCGGCCATCTGTCCGCGCAGGGGGCGATGGTCCAGGAACAGCCCGGTGTCCAGGTAGTCGAACAGGTTCACCCGCAGGCGCGCGCCATGTTCGTGGACCACGACGAACTCGCCCTGCTGTGCCATGCGCCCGTACTTGCTGCCGCCCTTGCCGCGCGCGCGCGACTTCACCGCGACCTGCTCGTGCGGCACGGCGAAGACCTGGCGCACCGCGGCCAGCAATTCGTTGAAGCGGCGCAGGGTGTCGGCCTCGGGGATGCTGGCCGGCGCGGCGTATTCCTGCACGTGCAGGAACAGCCGGCGCGCGCCCTCGGCCTCCTGGTAGAGGTCCACGGCGGCGGCGTACTCGGGCAGGTCGGCGTCATAGACGCGGTAGCAGCTCACGTCCTCGCGCTGGCGCCAGGATTTGAACTTCTTGAGGTTCTTGCGCAGGCGATTGGCCACCATCTGCGCGCCTTCGTTGAGCTCGGCCGGCGCGTCGGGGACCACGCGCTGCGGCGGCGCGATGGGATCGACGAAAATCAGCGCGCACTCGATCGCGCCGTTGAACAGCTGGTACTTCTTCTGCGCGCGCAGGCCAGTGGCCATGGCCAGCTCGGCGCTGCCGCACAGCAGGCTGGCGCGCCAATCCGGCACTGCGCCGCGCAGGCCATCGCCCAGCGCGCGGTACAGCGCGGCATCGGCGGCCAGGCGTTCGTCGTAGGGCGGGTTGCAGACCACCACGCCGCGCCGGATCGGCGGTGCGGGCAGCTGGGCCACATCGCAGACCTGGAGCACGATGGCCTCCTCGACCCCGGCCTCGCGCGCACTGGCGCGGGCCGCGTCGATGGCGCGCGGGTCGATGTCGCTGCCGAAGGCGACCTGGCCGAGCTTGGCGCGGCCGGCGGCCTCGCGCGTGCGCGCCTCGTCCAGCAGTGCGTTCCACTGCGCCGTATCGAAGCCCAGCCAGCGCGAGGGCGGCAGGCTGCCGTGGCGCTGCAGGCCGGGGGCGACATCGGCCGCCATCAGTACCCCTTCGATCAGCAGCGTGCCACTGCCGCACATGGGGTCCAGCAGGCCACCGCCACCGGCGTAGGACTGCAACCAGCCAGCGCGCAGCAGCACCGCGGCGGCGAGGTTTTCCTTCAGCGGCGCCTCGTTGCGCACCTGGCGCCAGCCGCGCCGATGCAGCGGGCCGCCGCCCAGGTCGATGGACACCGTGGCCCGCCCCTTGCGCAGCGAGAAGTTGATGCGCACGTCCGGCTCGTCCACGTCGACCGACGGCCGCTCCAGGCCTTCGGCACGCAGGTGGTCGACCACCGCATCCTTGATCCGTTGCGCGGCAAAGCGCGCGTGCGTGATCGCCTCGCCGGACACGTGCGCGTCCACCGCCAGGGTGTGCTCGCTGCGCAGATGCTGCGTCCACGGCAGCGCGAACACGCCGTCGTACATCGCATCCTGGTCGGGACAATCGAACTCCCCGATCGGCCACAGCACGCGACTGGCCAGGCGCGACCACAGCACCGCGCGCTGCGCATCGTGCAGCGTGCCTTCGGCATTGACGCCGGAGACGGTGGCGGTTGCCTTGGACGCGCCCAGCGCGACCAGCTCGTCGACCAGCAGGTACTCCAGCCCCTTGGCGCAGGAAACGTAGAACTTCACTTCAACCTCGAATGGAAATCGGCACGCATGCCGCAAGGGCGGTCACAACCCGGCCAACAGCGCGGCGAACGCCTGTGCGGCCGCGTCCACGTGAGCGGCCAGGCGATGGTCGTCATCGACCATCAGCAGGCGCGCACGCCGCGCCTGCGCCCAGTCGATGACGTGCTTGGCCGGGATCAGTTCGTCGTCCCAGCCGTGGATGATCGAGACGGGCACCTGCGCGGCATCCAGCGCCGGCATGGGGCCCAGGATGGTCGGCGGCGCCATCAGGAACAGCGCATGCACCGGCACCAGCAGCGACACCTGTGCAGAGATGTAAGACCCCAGGCTCGAACCGACCAGCACCAGCGGCCCCTTTTTGGCCGCGGCCGCGGCCAGCGTGCGCAGGCGTACCAGGCGCGCACCGACATCGCCCAACTCGCTGATGTCGCTGCGGCTGTCCAGGTCGGTGTAGTCGGGGCGTTCGTGGCTCCAGCCGGCCGCCTCGGCGACCTGTGCCAGCGCGGTGACCTTGGTCGCCTCGGGCCCGCTTTCGAACCCGTGCGAGAGGATGACGTGGCCGCGGATCACAGCGGCACCACCGCATCGCCGACGGCGAAGGTGCCGCCTTCGACGATCCGCGCGCACAGCCCACCGTGGCCGCGCATGGCGTTGTAGCCGCCGGGGCCGAGTGCGTCCTCCATGCGCGAGCACGGGTCGCAGGGCTCGGTGCCTTCCAGCACCACCCCGCCGATGCGGAAGCGGCGCTCCTTCAGCGCGATCAGCGGAATGCCCGAGACCAGCACGTTGCGGCGCAGGGTGGCGACGTCCACCGCGTCCAGCCCGGCCAGGGCGGCGATCACCGGCAGGTGCTCGGCCTGGATCAGGGTCAGCCCCCGCTTGCCGCTGCCGCCCTTGTAGCGGTCGCCAGTGACGCCAGCGCCGGCGACGACCTGGACGCGCTCGGCGGCGATCATGGGCACATCGCGCGCCGGGCGCACACCGATCCAGTCCACCACGCCGGCACGCGGCAAGGTGGCCATCAGCTTGGCCAGGGGGGAATCGGGGTTAAAAGGCATGGCAGGACAGGGACGACAGCGCGCGGCCGGGGGTGCGCAGTCTAACGCGCCGCGCTCGGCCACCCGGGACGTGTAGCATCCCGGGCATGCCGCACGCCGCACTGATTCCGCTCGATCCACTGCCCTACGCGGGCCTGCTCGACGCCCGCCCGCTGGACCAGATCGACCTGGTCGTCATTCACTGCACCGAGCTGCCCGACCTGGCCACCGCGCGCCAGTACGGCGAACAGGTGCGTTATGCCTCGGGCACCGGCAACAGCGGGCACTGGTACATCGACCGCGACGGCGCGACCCAGTGCTGGATCCCGCCCGAGCGGGTCGCCCACCAGGTGCGCGGCTGGAACCCGCGCTCGGTCGGGATCGAACTGGTCAACACCGGGCGCTGGCCGCACTGGCTGCATGCCAGCCACCAGGCCATGGATGAGCCCTACCCGTCGGTTCAGATCACGGCCCTGGTCGCCCTGCTGACACAGCTGCGCCAGACGCTGCCGGCGCTGCGCTTCATCGCCGGCCACGAGGACCTGGACACCACGCAGGTGCCGGCCGAGGACGACCCGTCGATCCGCGTGCCGCGCAAACGCGATCCCGGCCCGCTATTCCCTTGGGACGCGGTCCTGGCGCAGGTGCCGCTGGAGCGCCTGCTGCCCTGACGCCCAGCCTGCGCAGCGCCGGGCCTCAGGCTTCCCAGTGCTCCGCTTCTATGGCGGGCAGCAAGCCACGCAGGGCGTCGCCACCAGGCTGGGAAAGCAGCTTCTCGGCATCGCCGCGGGCCATGTCCAGAGTCAGGCGCCAGCCGGATTCGTCATGGTCCTCGGCGCGGATCGCCGACAGGTCGTGCAGGCGCGCGCGCAGGCGGCCGGCCGAATGCGGCAGGCTCACCTCGCCGCGGATGCGCTGCAGGCCCAGGCGCTGGGCCAGCGCCGCTTCCAGCAGGTCCAGCCCGACGCCATCGCGCGCGGAGATCCACACCCGCTCACGGGCCAGGCCGACGGTCCCCGGTTCGGTTTCCTCATCCAGGTCGCCTTCGGGCGCATCGTGGCGCGGCTGGGCGCCGTCGATCCGGTCGATCTTGTTGAACACCAGCAGCTGGGGAATGTCGCCGGCGCCGATCTCGCCCAGCACCAGATCCACCTGGGCCATGCGCTCCTCGCGCAGCGGGTCGGCCGCATCGACCACGTGCAGCAGCAGGTCGGCTTCGCGCGCCTCGGACAGGGTCGAGCGGAAGGCCGCGACCAGCTCGTGCGGCAGGTCGCGCACGAAGCCCACCGTATCGGCCAGCACGACGCCACCGCCGGGCAGGTTCACCCGGCGCACGGTCGGGTCCAGGGTGGCGAACAACTGGTCGGCGGCGTAGGCCTGCGCGCCGGTGATGGAATTAAACAGCGTCGACTTGCCGGCATTGGTGTAACCCACCAGGGCCACGCGCGGCAGCTCGCTGCGCACGCGCGCACGGCGCATCTGGGTATGCTGCACCTCGACCTTCTCCAGCCGCTTCTGCAGCTGGTCCACGCGCTTCTGCAGCAGGCGGCGGTCGGTTTCCAACTGGGTTTCACCCGGGCCGCGCAGACCGATGGAACCACCGCGCTGGCGCTCCAGGTGGGTCCAGCCGCGCACCAGGCGCGTGGCGATGTGCTTGAGCTGGGCCAGCTCGACCTGGAGCTTGCCTTCGTGGCTGCGCGCGCGCTGGGCGAAGATGTCCAGGATCAGCCCGGTGCGATCCAGCACCCGCCGCTCCAGCGCCTTTTCCAGGTTGCGCTCCTGGCCTGGCGTCAGGGAATGGTTGACCAGGATCAGGTCGGCGCCGCTGGCGTCGGCCGCGGCCTTGACCTCCTCCAGCTTGCCGCTGCCGATGAAGGTCGAAGGACTGGGCTTGTCGGCGCGCGCGGTGATCATCGCGGCGATGGTGGCACCCGCCGAGCGCGCCAGCTCGGTGAACTCCTCGGCGGCATCCTCATCGGCGGTCACCGCGGCGGATCCACCCCGCACCGGCTGGATCAGCAGCGCGTGTTCGCCACGGCGGGAACGTTCAAACAACTCGGTCGGCATCGGCTACGCAACTGGGAAACAGACACCACAGGATGGTGACGCCCACGCCCCGGTTCAACCGCTGGCCGTGGCCAGCAGCCGGTTGTCCGACCAATGGACGCCGGGGCTGCCGGCGCCGGGAATCAGGCGTCGTCGGCCTCGTCGGACGGCAACTCACCGCCCTCGCCCCCTGGCTGCACATAGCCGCCCCCCGGTCCCACGCGCACGTTGCGCGCCGGCACCACGGTGGAGATCGCGTGCTTGTAGACCATCTGGCTGACCGTGTTGCGCAGCAGGACCACGAACTGGTCGAACGACTCGATGGTGCCCTGCAGCTTGATGCCGTTGACCAGATAGACCGAGACCGGCACCCGCTCGCGCCGCAGCGCGTTCAGGAAAGGATCCTGCAGGGATTGCCCCTTGGACATGCGTAAAACTCCCGCCCATTCTGCGATGGGACTGTTCTTGTAATGGGCCGGCAGTGGCGACTGCTCCCCGAACCACGACCGGTTAACCGATATTACACAAGGCGGACGGATTGACCAGCGACCGCGTCGCGGAATCGAAAACAGCTTTGCTCAACGACCCAGGAACAGGGCCAGCGCATCCTCCAGGCCGGCGCGCTGGGTCGCCGGATCGAACCAGCGCAGGTCCGGCCGGCCGCGCAACCAGGTGAACTGGCGTTTGGCCAGTTGTCGGGTTGCGGCGATAGCGCGCTCGCGGAACTTGTCAGCATCGCCCTGCCCCTCCAGCAACTCCCACGCCTGCCGGTAACCCACCGCGCGCACCGCCGGCAGATCCAGCGGCGCGGCAACGGCCTGCATGGCCGGCAACGCGCGCAGGGCACGAACCTCATCGAGGAAGCCCTGCTCAAGCATGGTCTCGAAACGCTGCGCGATGCGGGCATGCAGCACCGCACGCTCGGCCGGGGCCAGGGCCAGGCGCAGCAGGCGGACCGGCAGACGCGGGCCACGCCGACCCTCGGCCTGCCAGGTGCTGATCGGCGTGCCGGTCAGGCGGAACACCTCCAGCGCGCGCTGGATCCGCTGCGGATCGGTCGGCTTGATCTTCGCGGCCGCGCGCGGATCGACCTGTGCCAGTTCGGCATGCAGCGCGGGCCAGCCGCGCATCGCCGCATCGGCGCTGATGGCCGCACGCAGGGCGGCATCGGCCTGGGGCATTTCGGCGAGGCCTTCGGTCAGGGCCTGGAAATACAATCCGGTGCCACCGGCCAGGATCGGAATCCGCCCACGCGCCACGATGTCCGCGATCGCGGTGCGTGCATCGGCCGCGAACTCGGCAGCCGAATAGGTCTGCCAGGGATCGCGCACATCGATCAGGTGGTGCGGCACCCGCGCCTGTTCGACGGCACTGGGCTTGGCCGCGCCGATGTCCAGGCCGCGATAGACCAGCGCCGAATCGATGCTGACGATCTCCCCGCCCAGCCGCTGCGCCCATTCCAGCGCCAGTGCGGACTTGCCCGAGGCGGTCGGCCCCAGCAGGGCAATGGCAGGCGGCAACAGCAGGTTCGACATGCGCGACAGTGTGCGGGCCGATGCCGGTTCGGTCCATCGCAAACGCAGCGGCGATGGTCGCGGTGGCCGCTCACACCTGTAGCGCCGAGCTTGCTCGGCGGGGACTTCCTTGGGAAGGCCTGTTTGGCTGGGGTGTTCACGGGAATGCCCCAGCCGAGCAAGCTCGGCACTACGGGTCTTCCGTCACCCGTGGGAGCCGCCAGGCCGGCGATGAAGCTCGCCCGGTAACGGCTAAATCGTGCCCACGACCGCTGGTGTTTGGCGTTCCTGATAAGCCCCCGACCGCCGCCGTGGCGGCTCCACCGAGCGCGGCGATCTCAGAAGCTGTCGCCCGGCACCCGCACCCAGCCTTCCATCAGGATGCGGGCGCTGCGACTCATGATCGCCTTGGTCACGGTCCACTGACCGTTGACCTGCCGGGCCTCGGCGCCCACGCGCAGCGTGCCGGACGGATGGCCGAAGCGCACGGCCTCGCGCGCGCCGCCGCCAGCGGCCAGGCTCACCAGCGTGCCGGGAATCGCCGCCGCCGTGCCGATGGCGACCGCGGCGGTGCCCATCATCGCGTGGTGCAGCTTGCCCATCGACATGGCGCGCACGCGCAGGTCGATGTCGTCGGCGCTCACGACCTTGCCGCTGGAAGCGGTATAGCCCTCGGCCGGCGCGACAAAAGCCACCTTAGGCGTGTGCTGGCGCTTGGCCGCCTCGCCGACGTCCTGGATCAGTCCCATGCGAACGGCGCCATGGGCGCGGATGCGCTCGAACTTCGCCAGCGCGGCGGCATCCTCGTTGATCGCACCCTGCAACTCGCTGCCGGTGTAGCCCAGGTCGGCCGCGTTGAGGAAGATCGTCGGGATGCCGGCATTGATCATCGTCGCCTGGAAGCTGCCCAAGCCCGTCACCTCCAGCGTGTCCACGACGTTGCCGGTGGGGAACATCGCCCCGCCGTCCTCGCCTTCGTCGGCCGGATCCAGAAACTCCAGCTGCACCTCCGCGGCCGGGAACGTGACCCCGTCCAGTTCGAAATCGCCGGTCTCCTGCACCTGACCGGCCGTGATCGGTAAATGCGCCACGATGGTCTTGCCGATATTGGCTTGCCAGATGCGGACGCTGCACACCCCGTCGTGCGGCACCTTGCCTGCATCGACCAGTCCGGCGGCGATGGCAAACGGACCGACCGCGGCAGACAGGTTGCCGCAATTGCCGGACCAGTCCACGAAGGCGGTGTCGATGGCGACCTGGCCAAACAGATAATCCACGTCGTGCCCCTCGCGCGTGCTCCTGGACACGATCACCGTCTTGCTGGTGCTGGAACTGGCGCCCCCCATGCCATCGATCTGCTTGGCGTAGGGATCTGGGCTGCCGATCACCCGCTGCAGCAACGCATCGCGCGCCGGGCCCGGCACCTGGGCGCGCGCGGGCAGGTCCTGGAGGCGAAAGAACACGCCCTTGGAGGTGCCACCGCGCATGTAGGTGGCCGGGATCCTGGTCTGAGGGGCGTAAGGCATGGAGAGGTCCTTGGTGCGGAGGCAGGAACGCGCCGGGATCACGCCCGGCCAGACGAGGCGCTGGGGCGCAAGGGCCAGCGCCCCAGCATGCGGTAGCGGTACGGGTCGCCGCCTCCCACCACCAGCTCGAAGCTGTCGATGGTCCACTGGATCGGCCGCACCGGACGAACCTCGAGCCGCCGCGCATGGTGGGCAAACCGGTAGCTCAGGGTCACGTGTGGAACCGGGTCGACGCCACTCTCAAGGCCTTGCTCACCCATCGCGTGCCTGAGTCCTGCAAACAATCGCGCCAGGGGCGCCGACGGTTGCGAGCAACGCAGGTCCACGTTGGCGCTGTCACGGGCGTTGGGCGCGATCCGCCACTGGTCCAGGGCCAGGGTGAAGCCTTCGGCCTGGACCTGACCCCCGGCGCGCAGCAGCTTGGCCCGGGCCTCCGGCGTATCGACGAAACGATCGGACAGCGTCTGGTGCCAGTTGACCAGCGGAAACAGGGCCAGCCCGACCCGCGCCTGGATGCCGTGCTCGCGCGTCGCGGTGTCGAAGGCCTCGCGCATCCTCGCGTCCGGACGCGCGATGAACAGCAGCCGATGCCCGCCCAGCCCAGGTGACCAGGCCATCTCCGGGCGCGGCCGGCGCGCCGGATCCAGGGCCATCGCGTCGTAGGTGAGCAGCATCGCTCAGGCCGCCTTGGTCGCTTCCAGGAAGTCCTGCGCGAAGCGCTGCAGCACACCGCCGGCTTCGTAGATCGAGACCTCCTCGTCCGAATCCAGGCGGCAGGTCACCGGCACCTCGACCACCTCGCCGGTCTTACGATGGATCACCAGCGTCAGCGTGGCGCGCGGGCTGCGCGCCCCGACCACGTCATAGGTTTCAGTGCCATCCAGCTGCAGCGTGCGTCGGTCGGTGCCGGGCAGGAATTCGAGCGGCAGCACGCCCATGCCGATCAGGTTGGTGCGATGGATGCGCTCGAAGCCCTCGGCCACGATCGCCTCCACCCCGGCAAGGCGCACGCCCTTGGCCGCCCAGTCGCGCGAGCTGCCCTGCCCGTAGTCGGCACCGGCGATGATGATCAGTGGCTGGCGGCGCTGCATGTAGGTTTCGATCGCCTCCCACATGCGCACCACCTCTCCCTCCGGCTCGATGCGCGCCAGCGAGCCCTGCGTCTCCACCCCGTCGATCACCGCCATCTCGTTGAGCAGCTTGGGATTGGCGAAGGTGGCCCGCTGCGCGGTGAGGTGGTCGCCGCGATGGGTGGCGTAGGAATTGAAGTCCTCTTCCGGCACGCCCATGTGGGTGAGGTATTCGCCGGCCGCGCTGCTGGCCAGGATCGCGTTGGACGGCGAGAGATGATCGGTGGTGATGTTGTCGCCCAGCAGGGCCAGCGGACGCATCCCGCGCAGCGTGCGTTCGCCGGCCAACGCGCCTTCCCAGTACGGCGGACGCCGGATGTAGGTGCTCTGCGCGCGCCAGTCGTACAGCGGGC is part of the Pseudoxanthomonas sp. JBR18 genome and encodes:
- the rlmKL gene encoding bifunctional 23S rRNA (guanine(2069)-N(7))-methyltransferase RlmK/23S rRNA (guanine(2445)-N(2))-methyltransferase RlmL; its protein translation is MKFYVSCAKGLEYLLVDELVALGASKATATVSGVNAEGTLHDAQRAVLWSRLASRVLWPIGEFDCPDQDAMYDGVFALPWTQHLRSEHTLAVDAHVSGEAITHARFAAQRIKDAVVDHLRAEGLERPSVDVDEPDVRINFSLRKGRATVSIDLGGGPLHRRGWRQVRNEAPLKENLAAAVLLRAGWLQSYAGGGGLLDPMCGSGTLLIEGVLMAADVAPGLQRHGSLPPSRWLGFDTAQWNALLDEARTREAAGRAKLGQVAFGSDIDPRAIDAARASAREAGVEEAIVLQVCDVAQLPAPPIRRGVVVCNPPYDERLAADAALYRALGDGLRGAVPDWRASLLCGSAELAMATGLRAQKKYQLFNGAIECALIFVDPIAPPQRVVPDAPAELNEGAQMVANRLRKNLKKFKSWRQREDVSCYRVYDADLPEYAAAVDLYQEAEGARRLFLHVQEYAAPASIPEADTLRRFNELLAAVRQVFAVPHEQVAVKSRARGKGGSKYGRMAQQGEFVVVHEHGARLRVNLFDYLDTGLFLDHRPLRGQMAAQARGRRFLNLFSYTGVASVEAAVAGAASTTSVDLSGTYLQWCAENLQENGIGGAKHQLVQADVLAWLEADRGQYELIFCDPPTFSNSARAEDFDVQRDHVRLLRACIARLAQGGVLYFSNNFRRFKLDEAAVAEFAVCEEISLSTIGPDFERNARIHRAWRLTRA
- a CDS encoding YqiA/YcfP family alpha/beta fold hydrolase, with product MIRGHVILSHGFESGPEATKVTALAQVAEAAGWSHERPDYTDLDSRSDISELGDVGARLVRLRTLAAAAAKKGPLVLVGSSLGSYISAQVSLLVPVHALFLMAPPTILGPMPALDAAQVPVSIIHGWDDELIPAKHVIDWAQARRARLLMVDDDHRLAAHVDAAAQAFAALLAGL
- a CDS encoding MOSC domain-containing protein translates to MPFNPDSPLAKLMATLPRAGVVDWIGVRPARDVPMIAAERVQVVAGAGVTGDRYKGGSGKRGLTLIQAEHLPVIAALAGLDAVDVATLRRNVLVSGIPLIALKERRFRIGGVVLEGTEPCDPCSRMEDALGPGGYNAMRGHGGLCARIVEGGTFAVGDAVVPL
- a CDS encoding N-acetylmuramoyl-L-alanine amidase, yielding MPHAALIPLDPLPYAGLLDARPLDQIDLVVIHCTELPDLATARQYGEQVRYASGTGNSGHWYIDRDGATQCWIPPERVAHQVRGWNPRSVGIELVNTGRWPHWLHASHQAMDEPYPSVQITALVALLTQLRQTLPALRFIAGHEDLDTTQVPAEDDPSIRVPRKRDPGPLFPWDAVLAQVPLERLLP
- the hflX gene encoding ribosome rescue GTPase HflX codes for the protein MFERSRRGEHALLIQPVRGGSAAVTADEDAAEEFTELARSAGATIAAMITARADKPSPSTFIGSGKLEEVKAAADASGADLILVNHSLTPGQERNLEKALERRVLDRTGLILDIFAQRARSHEGKLQVELAQLKHIATRLVRGWTHLERQRGGSIGLRGPGETQLETDRRLLQKRVDQLQKRLEKVEVQHTQMRRARVRSELPRVALVGYTNAGKSTLFNSITGAQAYAADQLFATLDPTVRRVNLPGGGVVLADTVGFVRDLPHELVAAFRSTLSEAREADLLLHVVDAADPLREERMAQVDLVLGEIGAGDIPQLLVFNKIDRIDGAQPRHDAPEGDLDEETEPGTVGLARERVWISARDGVGLDLLEAALAQRLGLQRIRGEVSLPHSAGRLRARLHDLSAIRAEDHDESGWRLTLDMARGDAEKLLSQPGGDALRGLLPAIEAEHWEA
- the hfq gene encoding RNA chaperone Hfq; its protein translation is MSKGQSLQDPFLNALRRERVPVSVYLVNGIKLQGTIESFDQFVVLLRNTVSQMVYKHAISTVVPARNVRVGPGGGYVQPGGEGGELPSDEADDA
- the miaA gene encoding tRNA (adenosine(37)-N6)-dimethylallyltransferase MiaA, which produces MSNLLLPPAIALLGPTASGKSALALEWAQRLGGEIVSIDSALVYRGLDIGAAKPSAVEQARVPHHLIDVRDPWQTYSAAEFAADARTAIADIVARGRIPILAGGTGLYFQALTEGLAEMPQADAALRAAISADAAMRGWPALHAELAQVDPRAAAKIKPTDPQRIQRALEVFRLTGTPISTWQAEGRRGPRLPVRLLRLALAPAERAVLHARIAQRFETMLEQGFLDEVRALRALPAMQAVAAPLDLPAVRAVGYRQAWELLEGQGDADKFRERAIAATRQLAKRQFTWLRGRPDLRWFDPATQRAGLEDALALFLGR
- the prpF gene encoding 2-methylaconitate cis-trans isomerase PrpF, whose translation is MPYAPQTRIPATYMRGGTSKGVFFRLQDLPARAQVPGPARDALLQRVIGSPDPYAKQIDGMGGASSSTSKTVIVSRSTREGHDVDYLFGQVAIDTAFVDWSGNCGNLSAAVGPFAIAAGLVDAGKVPHDGVCSVRIWQANIGKTIVAHLPITAGQVQETGDFELDGVTFPAAEVQLEFLDPADEGEDGGAMFPTGNVVDTLEVTGLGSFQATMINAGIPTIFLNAADLGYTGSELQGAINEDAAALAKFERIRAHGAVRMGLIQDVGEAAKRQHTPKVAFVAPAEGYTASSGKVVSADDIDLRVRAMSMGKLHHAMMGTAAVAIGTAAAIPGTLVSLAAGGGAREAVRFGHPSGTLRVGAEARQVNGQWTVTKAIMSRSARILMEGWVRVPGDSF
- a CDS encoding 2'-5' RNA ligase family protein, producing MLLTYDAMALDPARRPRPEMAWSPGLGGHRLLFIARPDARMREAFDTATREHGIQARVGLALFPLVNWHQTLSDRFVDTPEARAKLLRAGGQVQAEGFTLALDQWRIAPNARDSANVDLRCSQPSAPLARLFAGLRHAMGEQGLESGVDPVPHVTLSYRFAHHARRLEVRPVRPIQWTIDSFELVVGGGDPYRYRMLGRWPLRPSASSGRA